Proteins encoded together in one Juglans regia cultivar Chandler chromosome 9, Walnut 2.0, whole genome shotgun sequence window:
- the LOC108993753 gene encoding uncharacterized protein LOC108993753: MGNCMETCTQRLEAEEMQQQQQQEYERERASGFVQESNFGKGAIRVKIVLTKEELEWFILQLKDKEGKKLAMEDVFIEIERGRSGSRVEGWKPSLESIMESPELLEMDRSS, translated from the coding sequence ATGGGAAACTGCATGGAGACATGCACGCAGAGGCTAGAAGCAGAGGaaatgcagcagcagcagcagcaggaatatgagagagagagagcaagtgGGTTTGTGCAGGAAAGTAATTTTGGGAAAGGTGCCATAAGGGTTAAGATTGTGCTGACAAAGGAAGAGCTGGAGTGGTTCATTCTACAGCTGAAGGATAAAGAAGGAAAGAAGCTGGCCATGGAAGATGTTTTCATTGAGATTGAAAGAGGAAGATCAGGATCAAGAGTTGAGGGATGGAAGCCTTCTTTGGAAAGTATCATGGAGAGCCCTGAATTGCTTGAGATGGacagatcatcatga